A single genomic interval of Sphingobacteriales bacterium harbors:
- a CDS encoding TonB-dependent receptor yields MSKKLLFVLILCLFSLHFLQAQNAIVTGNIKNITTTEILPFVNITTKINDALTGTQTDFDGNYTIELPPGSHTLQFSVVGYNTETRVVALNAAQTLTLNIEMTEKKEILETVVITSSKFEQKLGEQVVSLEVIKPSLIENSNTTAIDNALQKVPGVDVIDGQANIRGGSGYSYGAGSRVMLLMDDLPILTADAGFPDWSFLPVENISQIEIIKGASSALYGSSAMNGIVNLRTAYPKTEPETKLSFFTSALGNPPANLTNDILYDANNMPVVLANGDTAFQKKAWWGGEIPFETGFSFGHRQKFKQLDFVSGLYLLSSDSHRQTDFSRRARANINLRYRVPTVPGLAIGLNLNTMITRSTSFLIWNRNNGQPGQPGYVGDAGAYQLWTNTPQINNKGRKLSVDPFIEYFTRNNIRIKLLGRYYINHNRNDTNQSTLSDFYYSEGQFQKRFPKLNLTTTAGITYSLAKTNAELYASDTINKGKYQATNLAGYVQLDKKFYQKLNLSLGARFERNTIESESEAKPVLRAGVNYQAAEYTYIRASYGQAYRFPTIAEKFVDTQLGGVNVGALTVPIGIFPNPSLKSETGWSAELGVKQGFAISEWKGLVDVAAFINEYSNMMEFTFGASNIVQKLVQSLYWPEYDTTVIVLPDPNGIAVGFQSLNIGDTRIFGLDASVVGQGSLFGAPTTLLAGYTWTNPKFKDFDKVEKLLSSSDENVLKYRFRHTAKLDAETRISKLSFGLGVRYFSFMEAIDEAFAVFLPGVRQFREEHNTGDLIVDARILFHVSENSTLSFLCNNLFNREYAMRPALMDSPRQFTVKYALDLKGKPK; encoded by the coding sequence ATGTCAAAAAAACTACTTTTTGTTCTTATTTTGTGCTTGTTTTCGCTTCATTTTTTACAGGCGCAAAATGCGATTGTGACAGGAAATATTAAAAATATAACCACGACAGAAATTTTACCTTTTGTCAATATTACGACAAAAATAAATGATGCCTTAACAGGTACACAAACCGATTTTGATGGCAATTATACCATCGAACTCCCACCAGGAAGTCACACTTTACAATTTTCAGTAGTGGGCTACAATACCGAAACAAGAGTAGTTGCGCTAAATGCTGCTCAAACCTTAACGCTAAATATAGAAATGACCGAGAAAAAAGAAATTTTGGAAACGGTTGTGATTACCAGTAGCAAATTTGAACAAAAATTAGGCGAACAAGTTGTATCGCTCGAGGTGATTAAACCCTCACTAATAGAAAATAGTAATACCACCGCCATTGATAATGCACTACAAAAAGTTCCAGGGGTAGATGTAATAGATGGGCAGGCAAATATTAGAGGTGGCAGTGGTTACAGCTACGGTGCCGGAAGCCGTGTTATGCTGCTAATGGACGATTTGCCAATTTTAACTGCCGATGCTGGCTTTCCGGATTGGAGCTTTTTGCCAGTCGAAAATATTTCCCAAATTGAAATTATAAAAGGAGCTTCATCGGCCTTATATGGCTCGTCGGCTATGAACGGCATCGTCAATTTGCGAACTGCCTACCCTAAAACCGAACCCGAAACCAAATTGTCATTTTTTACCAGCGCCTTGGGCAACCCACCAGCTAACCTAACAAACGATATTCTGTACGATGCCAACAACATGCCAGTCGTATTGGCCAATGGCGATACTGCCTTTCAAAAAAAAGCATGGTGGGGCGGCGAAATACCCTTTGAAACGGGCTTCTCGTTTGGGCACCGGCAAAAATTTAAACAATTAGATTTTGTGTCGGGGCTATACCTGCTTTCAAGCGACTCGCATCGCCAAACCGATTTTAGCCGCCGCGCACGTGCCAATATTAATTTGCGCTACCGCGTACCCACTGTGCCAGGGCTGGCTATTGGCCTAAACCTCAACACCATGATAACACGCAGTACCAGCTTTTTAATATGGAACCGAAATAACGGCCAACCAGGCCAACCGGGCTACGTGGGCGATGCCGGTGCTTACCAGCTTTGGACAAACACACCGCAAATTAACAACAAAGGCCGAAAACTATCTGTTGACCCATTTATAGAGTATTTTACAAGGAATAATATCCGGATAAAATTATTAGGCCGCTACTACATCAACCATAACCGCAACGACACAAATCAAAGTACTTTATCTGATTTTTATTACTCCGAAGGCCAATTTCAAAAACGCTTTCCCAAATTAAATTTAACAACCACCGCCGGTATTACTTACAGCCTTGCAAAAACTAATGCCGAACTGTACGCTTCTGATACTATAAATAAAGGCAAATACCAGGCTACAAATTTGGCAGGCTATGTTCAGTTAGACAAAAAATTTTACCAAAAGCTAAACCTATCGCTGGGGGCACGTTTTGAGCGCAACACCATTGAAAGCGAAAGCGAAGCTAAACCCGTGTTGCGAGCAGGCGTAAATTACCAGGCTGCCGAGTACACCTATATACGTGCTTCGTATGGGCAGGCTTACCGATTTCCAACGATTGCCGAAAAATTTGTTGATACGCAATTAGGTGGTGTAAACGTTGGCGCTTTAACCGTTCCGATAGGTATTTTTCCTAACCCAAGCTTAAAATCAGAAACCGGATGGAGCGCCGAATTAGGCGTTAAACAAGGCTTTGCCATTAGCGAGTGGAAGGGCTTGGTTGATGTGGCCGCATTTATTAACGAGTATTCGAACATGATGGAGTTTACTTTTGGGGCTAGTAATATTGTGCAAAAATTAGTACAAAGCTTATATTGGCCCGAGTACGACACAACCGTAATTGTACTGCCCGACCCCAATGGAATAGCCGTTGGTTTCCAATCGTTAAATATTGGCGATACACGCATTTTTGGCCTCGATGCCTCGGTAGTAGGGCAGGGCAGTTTATTTGGCGCGCCAACCACACTTTTAGCCGGATACACCTGGACAAACCCCAAATTTAAGGATTTTGACAAAGTTGAAAAACTGCTTTCATCGAGCGACGAAAACGTACTAAAATATCGTTTTAGGCATACCGCTAAATTAGATGCCGAAACCCGAATTTCAAAGCTTAGCTTTGGTTTGGGCGTGCGTTATTTTAGTTTTATGGAAGCCATTGACGAGGCATTCGCCGTGTTTTTACCCGGCGTTCGCCAATTCCGCGAAGAACACAATACCGGCGACCTAATTGTTGATGCACGCATTTTGTTTCATGTTAGCGAAAACAGCACCTTGTCTTTTTTGTGTAATAACCTGTTTAACCGCGAATATGCCATGCGCCCTGCTCTTATGGATTCGCCCCGCCAGTTTACCGTCAAATATGCACTTGACTTAAAAGGAAAACCAAAATAA
- the sbcD gene encoding exonuclease subunit SbcD, which produces MFCLLHTADWHIGQRLHENTRDEEHSLFFNWLLEQIQTHQPHALVVAGDVFDTAYPANSAYKLYYNFLSQAHQICPHIIIVAGNHDSPFTLNAPSQLLSSFNISVVGNFNSQQPQNTIIPVKNHQGNVVGVVGAMPYIRMSDLPAPTSSNEDYAARIERIKTGIEQYYTQMAALLQPYHEQGIPVVCTGHLFAAGDSIEAPSAEHDIYIGNEGKVGSHVFPDIAQYIALGHIHKPQMVAQNANIRYSGSPIPLDFTEHADPKQVVLVKIEGQNPPSITPLLVPTNRPLLRFKGNETQIQQGISQAPANQSSLTAWAEVILETPHGLVSGNLLEEIKQDLKNKNIELFALKIIRMQPIAENDLTPDETENQTSSYLNERSHHDIFNLQLSRLTGSEEDKTQLTQTYLELLNWMEEEEAGK; this is translated from the coding sequence ATGTTTTGTTTGTTGCACACCGCCGATTGGCATATAGGCCAACGCCTGCACGAAAATACCCGAGACGAAGAGCATAGTTTGTTTTTCAACTGGCTGTTGGAACAAATACAAACCCATCAACCCCATGCTTTGGTAGTTGCCGGCGATGTGTTCGATACGGCTTACCCTGCCAATAGTGCTTACAAGTTGTATTACAATTTTTTAAGTCAGGCACACCAAATTTGCCCACATATAATTATTGTAGCAGGCAACCACGACTCGCCGTTCACCCTAAACGCGCCCAGTCAGTTACTTAGCAGTTTTAATATTTCGGTAGTAGGTAATTTTAATAGCCAACAGCCGCAAAACACCATTATACCTGTTAAAAACCACCAAGGCAACGTAGTTGGCGTAGTAGGCGCAATGCCGTATATACGCATGAGCGATTTGCCCGCACCAACAAGCAGCAACGAAGATTATGCAGCCCGTATTGAGCGCATAAAAACGGGTATTGAGCAATATTATACACAAATGGCCGCTTTACTGCAACCTTATCACGAACAAGGCATCCCAGTGGTTTGTACAGGGCATTTATTTGCCGCTGGCGATTCGATTGAAGCTCCCAGCGCCGAACACGATATTTATATTGGCAACGAAGGCAAAGTTGGCAGCCATGTTTTTCCGGATATAGCCCAATACATTGCTCTTGGCCATATTCACAAGCCTCAAATGGTAGCACAAAATGCAAATATCCGCTATTCAGGCTCGCCCATCCCCCTCGATTTTACCGAACATGCCGACCCCAAGCAAGTAGTATTGGTAAAAATTGAAGGACAAAATCCGCCATCAATTACGCCCTTACTTGTACCAACTAACCGCCCTTTGTTGCGTTTTAAAGGCAACGAAACGCAAATACAGCAGGGTATAAGCCAAGCCCCCGCTAATCAAAGTTCATTAACGGCTTGGGCTGAGGTAATACTCGAAACGCCACATGGCTTAGTTTCGGGCAATTTGTTAGAAGAAATAAAACAAGACCTTAAAAATAAAAACATCGAACTGTTTGCCCTAAAAATCATCCGGATGCAGCCCATTGCTGAAAACGATTTAACTCCGGATGAAACTGAAAACCAAACATCATCCTACCTTAACGAAAGGTCGCATCATGATATTTTTAATCTGCAATTATCGCGCTTGACAGGCTCAGAAGAGGACAAAACCCAGCTTACACAAACCTACCTCGAATTATTAAACTGGATGGAAGAAGAAGAAGCAGGTAAGTAA
- a CDS encoding c-type cytochrome → MLLLFLGVSFRTFAQNEGETIFKSTCSACHKASNERLVGPGLANVHKKRTEEWFINFVKSSQGMVKKGDPDAVAIFEEFNKTVMPDQNLTDAQIKSVLAYIVENSPAEADATAATTDSKAPAQAAAARVATAEDIVAGQNLFMGKTKFANGGATCNSCHHVKNDNVLAGGALAKDLTDAYGRLTADGVKGILGAPPFPAMKQAFQNNPLTEDEIFKLTAFMQSANDEQGKQHPVNYGRWMLSAGLIGAFMLMGVYPALWFRRKKRTVNTRIYNRQVKSNN, encoded by the coding sequence TTGCTTCTACTTTTTTTGGGAGTATCTTTCCGGACCTTTGCACAAAACGAAGGAGAAACCATTTTTAAATCTACTTGTTCGGCTTGCCACAAAGCCAGCAATGAACGCCTGGTTGGGCCAGGTTTGGCAAATGTTCACAAAAAACGCACCGAAGAGTGGTTTATCAATTTTGTCAAGTCGTCACAGGGCATGGTTAAAAAAGGCGACCCCGATGCTGTTGCAATTTTTGAAGAGTTCAATAAAACGGTTATGCCCGACCAAAACCTTACCGATGCACAAATAAAATCAGTGCTGGCCTATATTGTTGAAAACAGCCCAGCCGAAGCAGATGCAACAGCGGCCACCACAGATTCGAAAGCACCCGCCCAAGCAGCCGCAGCGCGCGTAGCAACAGCAGAAGACATAGTGGCAGGCCAGAATTTATTTATGGGCAAAACAAAATTTGCTAATGGCGGCGCTACCTGCAATTCGTGCCACCACGTCAAAAATGATAATGTGCTTGCGGGCGGCGCTTTGGCAAAAGACCTTACAGACGCTTATGGCCGACTCACCGCTGACGGGGTGAAAGGCATTCTGGGTGCGCCACCTTTTCCGGCAATGAAACAAGCATTTCAAAATAACCCGCTGACAGAGGATGAAATTTTTAAACTAACCGCTTTCATGCAAAGTGCTAATGATGAGCAGGGTAAACAACATCCAGTAAATTATGGAAGGTGGATGCTTTCTGCCGGACTCATTGGTGCTTTCATGCTTATGGGCGTTTATCCGGCATTATGGTTCAGAAGGAAGAAAAGAACTGTCAATACCCGGATTTACAACCGACAAGTTAAATCCAATAATTAA
- the narI gene encoding respiratory nitrate reductase subunit gamma — translation MDGLINALNNFLLIGLPYMALLVFLVGSIYKYTQVKFQYSSLSSQFLEGRQLFWGSVPFHWGILILFFGHLTAFLIPRQVLLWNSHPVRLIVIEVAAFIFAIAVLIGLINLFTRRTTSDRVKMVTSKMDIFIELLLIAQVITGLWVAYNFRWGSSWFASVLTPYLWSIFKLQPDTAAVAALPWVIRLHIAGAYLIVLLIPFSRLTHFLVYPLNYLWRPYQQVMWYWNRKQVRSSDTKWTMQRPKNN, via the coding sequence ATGGATGGATTAATTAACGCACTAAACAATTTTCTACTAATCGGCTTGCCGTACATGGCTTTGCTGGTGTTTTTGGTAGGCTCTATTTACAAATATACCCAGGTAAAATTCCAGTATTCATCGCTGTCGTCTCAGTTCTTAGAAGGAAGACAACTGTTTTGGGGTTCGGTGCCGTTTCACTGGGGAATTCTCATTCTGTTTTTCGGACACCTGACGGCGTTCCTAATCCCCCGACAAGTATTATTGTGGAACAGCCATCCGGTTCGGCTAATTGTTATAGAGGTGGCCGCATTCATTTTTGCCATTGCGGTGCTCATCGGCCTAATCAATTTGTTTACCCGCCGAACAACCAGCGACCGAGTAAAAATGGTAACAAGCAAAATGGATATTTTTATCGAGTTGTTACTAATCGCGCAGGTAATTACCGGACTATGGGTTGCCTATAATTTCCGCTGGGGTTCGTCTTGGTTTGCTTCGGTACTGACACCTTATTTGTGGTCAATTTTTAAACTACAGCCCGACACCGCCGCCGTGGCAGCACTTCCATGGGTAATTAGGCTGCACATAGCCGGGGCTTATCTTATTGTCCTTTTGATTCCGTTCTCAAGGCTTACCCACTTCTTGGTTTACCCTTTAAATTATTTGTGGAGACCATACCAGCAGGTAATGTGGTATTGGAACAGAAAACAAGTGCGAAGCTCGGATACCAAATGGACAATGCAAAGGCCAAAAAACAACTGA
- a CDS encoding nitrate reductase subunit alpha — translation MSWIEDIISPKTRKWEEFYRNRFQHDRIVRSTHGVNCTGGCSWQIHVKDGIVVWETQQLDYPLLEDSLPPYEPRGCQRGISYSWYLYSPLRIKYPLIRGTLLDFYREEKKNAGGDPLKAWENLQNNKEKRKRYQWSRGKGGFRRTSWDEVLEIMAAANIYTAKKHGPDRVAGFSPIPAMSMLSYAAGARFLQLFGGFNLSFYDWYCDLPTHFPEMWGEQTDVCESADWYNSKLIADMGACLNMTRTPDCHFFAESRHNGTKAVVFSPDFSQVCKYADQWVPVHPGTDNAFWMAVTHIILKEYHHEKQIPYFINYTKQYTDSPYLVKLEKEGDHFKPGRLIHANELAEWKDIENGDWKFLNIDAKTGNFVSPKGSMGYRWDKAGGRWNMKLECGETDKSFDPVLTMLNQNDGVLQTEFIEYGLNKTFLRGVPVKYVDTVNGKVPVATIYDLLMGQYGVDRGLAGDYPKDYTDKDASYTPAWQEIFTGIDSKTVIQFAHEWSNTAEVTKGKCMVIVGAGINHWYHANLIYRSAAMALALCGCVGVNGGGLNHYVGQEKLAPVDSWGAITFAKDWVPTARLQQAPLWHYINTCQYRYDGFHWHYNPVPDNEWTKKHTADTIFTAVRNGWMPYYPQFNKNPLNLHKEAAAAGAKTNEEFINWTVEQLKNRKLEFSINDPESEDNFPRVWYIWRGNAIHGSMKGHEYAFKHYLGTHTNAIATDADDKTEEVKWHDIAPVGKMDLVVDLNFRMDSSALYSDIVLPAASWYEKTDLNSTDLHSFIHPLGQAVAPVWESKTDWDIFKLITKATSELAKTHFSELQTDIVMTPLSHDSKDEISQPNIKDWFKGECEPVPGKSMPKFTVVTRDYTQLYEKFITLGEGIREKGLGAHGNHYFCQEEYDEMCVSHHFPKRKYGDKVLPSIQEDEWAANAVLHLSTLANGKLNVEAYKNMEKKTGLVLADLGEGSKDLRLRYTDLSAQPRRYNTSPLWSGLMNNGRAYAAYTYNVERLVPWRTLTGRQHFYLDQELYIAYGEHLPTYKPAPRPEVYGDLRETWKKGKALALNYITPHGKWHIHSTYMENLRMLTLSRGIEPCWLSEVDAETLGIKDNDWVEVHNDHGVYVTRAVVSSRIAPGMCIVYHVPERTIVPKSQLRGRRGGGHNSVTRTHLKPNYLNGGYGQFSYHFNYWGPIAPNRDSYVIVQKMEKLEW, via the coding sequence ATGAGTTGGATTGAAGACATTATCTCCCCTAAAACTCGCAAGTGGGAAGAATTTTACCGCAACCGTTTCCAGCACGACCGCATAGTTCGAAGTACCCACGGTGTTAACTGCACCGGAGGTTGCTCGTGGCAAATTCATGTGAAGGACGGAATTGTAGTGTGGGAAACCCAGCAATTGGACTACCCACTTCTTGAGGATTCGCTTCCACCATACGAACCACGTGGCTGCCAGCGCGGTATATCTTATTCGTGGTATTTGTACAGCCCATTGCGCATTAAATACCCGCTTATTCGTGGTACATTGCTCGATTTTTACCGCGAGGAAAAGAAAAATGCCGGAGGCGACCCGCTTAAAGCTTGGGAGAACCTGCAAAACAATAAAGAAAAACGCAAACGCTACCAATGGTCGCGTGGAAAAGGCGGATTCCGCCGGACATCGTGGGATGAAGTGCTTGAAATTATGGCTGCCGCAAATATTTATACGGCAAAAAAACACGGCCCCGACCGTGTTGCAGGCTTCTCGCCCATTCCAGCCATGTCTATGCTGAGCTATGCCGCCGGTGCGCGTTTCCTTCAACTATTCGGTGGGTTTAATTTGAGCTTCTATGACTGGTATTGCGATTTACCCACACACTTCCCCGAAATGTGGGGCGAGCAAACCGACGTGTGCGAAAGTGCCGACTGGTATAACTCCAAACTGATAGCCGACATGGGAGCATGCCTCAATATGACACGTACTCCCGACTGCCACTTCTTTGCCGAATCACGCCATAATGGAACAAAAGCGGTAGTGTTCTCACCCGACTTTAGCCAGGTGTGTAAGTATGCAGACCAGTGGGTGCCTGTGCATCCGGGTACTGATAACGCTTTCTGGATGGCTGTAACACATATCATCCTAAAAGAATATCATCACGAAAAACAGATACCTTATTTTATTAACTACACCAAACAATATACCGATAGCCCTTATTTAGTAAAACTTGAAAAAGAAGGCGACCATTTTAAACCCGGAAGATTAATACATGCCAACGAATTGGCAGAATGGAAAGATATTGAAAATGGCGACTGGAAATTCCTAAATATTGACGCTAAAACAGGCAATTTTGTTTCTCCTAAAGGCAGTATGGGCTACCGCTGGGATAAAGCTGGCGGCAGGTGGAATATGAAATTAGAGTGCGGCGAAACCGATAAATCATTTGATCCGGTGCTTACCATGCTTAACCAAAATGATGGCGTACTACAAACCGAATTTATTGAATATGGCCTTAACAAAACATTCTTGCGCGGTGTACCAGTAAAATATGTAGATACCGTGAATGGCAAAGTGCCAGTTGCTACAATTTATGACTTGCTGATGGGCCAGTATGGTGTTGACCGCGGTCTTGCGGGTGATTATCCGAAAGACTATACCGATAAAGATGCCTCTTACACCCCAGCATGGCAAGAAATATTCACCGGAATTGATTCAAAAACCGTTATCCAGTTTGCACACGAATGGTCAAATACTGCCGAGGTTACCAAAGGCAAATGTATGGTAATTGTCGGCGCAGGTATTAATCACTGGTATCATGCCAATCTTATTTACCGGTCTGCTGCCATGGCTTTGGCCTTGTGCGGCTGCGTGGGCGTTAATGGCGGTGGACTAAACCACTACGTTGGCCAGGAAAAATTAGCTCCGGTTGATTCATGGGGTGCTATCACATTTGCAAAAGACTGGGTGCCAACAGCAAGGCTACAGCAAGCTCCGCTTTGGCATTATATCAATACCTGCCAGTACAGATATGATGGCTTCCATTGGCATTACAACCCGGTGCCCGACAACGAATGGACAAAAAAACACACGGCAGATACAATTTTTACCGCAGTAAGAAACGGATGGATGCCTTACTACCCGCAGTTCAACAAAAACCCCTTGAACCTTCATAAAGAAGCCGCCGCCGCCGGCGCTAAAACGAATGAAGAGTTTATCAATTGGACAGTAGAACAGTTGAAAAACCGTAAACTTGAATTTTCTATCAACGACCCCGAATCGGAAGACAATTTCCCGCGTGTATGGTATATTTGGCGCGGAAACGCCATACACGGCAGTATGAAAGGACACGAGTATGCCTTTAAGCATTACCTTGGAACACATACCAATGCCATTGCAACAGATGCAGATGATAAAACGGAAGAAGTAAAATGGCACGATATTGCCCCGGTTGGCAAAATGGATTTGGTAGTGGATTTAAATTTCCGGATGGATTCATCAGCACTCTATTCAGATATTGTGTTGCCAGCCGCTTCATGGTATGAAAAAACTGACTTGAACAGTACCGACCTGCACTCTTTCATCCACCCGCTTGGGCAAGCTGTTGCGCCGGTTTGGGAATCAAAAACCGACTGGGATATTTTCAAACTTATTACCAAAGCAACCAGCGAATTGGCAAAAACTCATTTTTCTGAATTGCAGACCGATATTGTGATGACACCATTATCGCACGATTCTAAAGATGAAATTTCGCAACCCAATATCAAAGATTGGTTTAAAGGGGAATGTGAGCCAGTTCCGGGAAAATCAATGCCTAAATTTACCGTGGTAACTCGCGATTATACCCAGCTTTATGAGAAATTTATTACCCTGGGCGAAGGTATCCGCGAAAAAGGATTGGGTGCGCATGGCAACCATTATTTCTGCCAAGAAGAGTACGATGAAATGTGCGTTTCGCATCATTTCCCAAAAAGAAAATACGGCGACAAAGTTTTACCAAGTATCCAAGAAGATGAATGGGCAGCTAATGCAGTATTGCATTTATCTACCCTTGCCAACGGCAAATTGAATGTAGAGGCTTACAAAAATATGGAAAAGAAAACCGGACTTGTATTAGCTGACTTGGGTGAAGGAAGCAAAGACCTTAGGTTGCGTTACACCGACCTTTCTGCTCAGCCGCGCAGGTATAATACCTCGCCTTTATGGTCCGGATTGATGAACAACGGCAGGGCTTATGCAGCCTACACCTATAATGTAGAGAGGTTAGTTCCGTGGAGAACACTTACCGGCCGCCAGCATTTTTATCTTGACCAAGAATTGTACATCGCTTACGGCGAGCATTTGCCAACTTACAAACCGGCCCCAAGACCCGAAGTATATGGCGATTTGCGCGAAACATGGAAGAAAGGAAAAGCTCTGGCGCTCAATTATATTACACCACACGGCAAATGGCATATTCACTCTACCTATATGGAAAATTTAAGGATGCTAACTTTGTCTCGGGGTATTGAGCCTTGCTGGCTTAGCGAAGTTGATGCCGAAACATTAGGCATCAAAGACAACGACTGGGTAGAAGTTCACAATGACCACGGAGTTTATGTTACCCGTGCGGTTGTGAGTTCCAGAATTGCGCCGGGAATGTGTATTGTGTATCACGTTCCGGAAAGAACAATCGTTCCCAAATCGCAATTGCGGGGAAGGCGCGGCGGCGGACACAATAGTGTTACCCGCACGCACTTGAAGCCAAACTACTTAAATGGTGGCTACGGGCAATTCTCTTACCACTTTAACTATTGGGGGCCAATTGCACCAAACCGCGACTCTTATGTAATAGTACAAAAGATGGAAAAATTGGAATGGTAA
- the narH gene encoding nitrate reductase subunit beta, whose amino-acid sequence MDVRSQISMVFHLDKCIGCHTCSIACKNIWTDRKGAEYMWWNNVETKPGTGYPTKWEDQGIYKGGWEKNGNTINLKGAGKLRGLVNIFHNPNLPVIDDYYEPFTYRYLDLIESPEMDDQPSARPISLITGKPIDIKMGPNWDDDLSGTPDYARQDPNFKNLTPAEQEVMFQLERMAFFYLPRICNHCLNPACVAACPSGAIYKRGEDGVVLINQEVCRAWRMCVTACPYKKSYYNWHTGKSEKCILCFPRLEAGLAPACMHSCVGRIRYLGVLLYDASKLETAVKADEANLISSQLDMILDPFDEEVIQAAKRNGVADSTIRAAQFSPVYKYVKEWKLALPLHPEFRTMPMLFYVPPLLPVMASLKQVDNSAQAEKMNPIAKYWDDNWLYDTSTKELFGTLDQVRFPLKYLASMFSAGDESLIKDKWKKLMAVRIHRRQVTVGDITPERANEALREAGLTAEQAEGIFYLTALAKFDDRFVIPPAHREQAVEMLEFTGDTKGDTGFGFTLKPTRGA is encoded by the coding sequence ATGGACGTTCGTTCACAAATATCAATGGTGTTTCACCTCGACAAGTGTATCGGTTGTCACACTTGCTCTATAGCGTGTAAAAATATCTGGACTGACCGCAAAGGCGCAGAATACATGTGGTGGAATAATGTCGAAACAAAACCCGGTACTGGCTACCCAACAAAATGGGAAGACCAGGGCATTTACAAAGGCGGCTGGGAAAAGAACGGCAACACTATAAACCTGAAAGGCGCAGGCAAACTGCGCGGATTGGTTAATATTTTTCACAACCCTAACCTACCGGTAATTGACGACTATTATGAACCGTTTACTTACCGCTATCTCGACCTTATTGAGTCGCCCGAAATGGATGACCAGCCATCGGCACGCCCTATCTCATTAATTACCGGAAAACCCATTGATATTAAAATGGGTCCCAACTGGGATGATGACCTTAGCGGTACGCCCGACTACGCCCGCCAAGATCCGAACTTTAAAAACCTTACTCCTGCCGAACAGGAAGTAATGTTTCAATTAGAAAGAATGGCCTTTTTCTATTTGCCTCGTATTTGCAATCACTGTCTTAATCCGGCATGTGTTGCTGCTTGCCCTTCGGGGGCTATTTATAAAAGGGGCGAAGATGGCGTAGTACTCATTAATCAGGAAGTGTGCAGGGCGTGGAGAATGTGTGTAACCGCCTGCCCCTACAAAAAATCATATTATAACTGGCATACCGGAAAGTCTGAAAAGTGTATTCTGTGCTTCCCGCGTCTTGAAGCAGGACTTGCCCCCGCTTGTATGCACTCTTGCGTTGGTAGAATTCGCTACCTCGGAGTTTTGCTATATGATGCTTCTAAACTTGAGACGGCAGTAAAGGCCGATGAAGCTAATTTGATTAGCAGCCAGCTTGATATGATACTTGACCCGTTTGATGAAGAAGTGATACAAGCCGCAAAAAGAAATGGTGTTGCCGACAGTACCATAAGAGCCGCGCAGTTTTCGCCTGTTTACAAATATGTGAAAGAATGGAAACTTGCCCTGCCTTTGCATCCCGAGTTTCGCACCATGCCAATGTTGTTTTATGTACCACCATTGTTGCCGGTAATGGCGTCACTTAAACAGGTTGACAATAGCGCACAGGCCGAGAAAATGAACCCTATTGCCAAATATTGGGACGACAACTGGCTTTACGATACCAGCACAAAAGAACTGTTTGGCACACTTGACCAAGTGCGTTTCCCATTGAAATATCTTGCAAGTATGTTCAGTGCAGGCGACGAGTCGCTTATCAAAGACAAATGGAAAAAACTGATGGCAGTTCGTATCCACCGCAGACAGGTTACCGTTGGCGATATAACACCAGAGCGTGCAAATGAAGCCTTGCGCGAAGCCGGACTAACCGCTGAGCAGGCAGAAGGAATTTTTTACCTTACCGCATTGGCCAAATTTGACGACCGTTTTGTAATTCCACCGGCACACCGCGAGCAAGCCGTTGAAATGCTCGAATTTACCGGCGACACTAAAGGTGACACAGGATTTGGATTTACCCTAAAACCAACAAGAGGCGCGTAA
- a CDS encoding type II toxin-antitoxin system death-on-curing family toxin, with translation MIGYQEVLEIHQFLIREFGGSQGVRDENGLKSALERPFSGFGDTEFYPSPEEKAGAVLESIVTNHPFIDGNKRTGYVLMRLVLMNFGKDIEATQDEKYDFVVAIASGRIDFQQIVTWVKQRIVIR, from the coding sequence ATGATTGGCTATCAAGAAGTTCTTGAAATTCATCAATTTTTGATCCGCGAATTTGGCGGTTCACAAGGTGTGAGAGATGAAAACGGTCTAAAATCTGCACTCGAAAGACCTTTCAGTGGATTTGGCGACACAGAATTCTACCCAAGTCCCGAAGAAAAGGCAGGAGCAGTTTTGGAAAGTATCGTCACAAATCACCCTTTTATAGACGGCAACAAAAGAACTGGCTACGTTTTGATGCGTTTGGTTTTGATGAACTTTGGCAAGGATATAGAAGCCACACAAGACGAAAAATACGACTTTGTTGTCGCTATTGCATCAGGACGAATTGACTTTCAACAAATTGTAACTTGGGTAAAGCAAAGGATTGTGATCCGATAA